A stretch of DNA from Sandaracinaceae bacterium:
TCGTCGCCTGCCGGGGCCGTTCGTGGCGGTCGTGAGCGTGACGGTCGCCGTCTGGGCGCTGGGGCTGTCGGACCCGGGGGCAGCTCACCGCGTGCGCGTCATCGCCGACATCGAGCCCCTCTCGCGCTACCTGCCGGGGCCGCGCTGGCCCACCTTCCGCACCATCTCGTGGCGCGAGCTGCTGGGGCCCGCGTTCGCCATCGGCATGATGGGCGCCGTCGAGGCCATCGCCATCGGCAAGGCGCTGGCCACGAGGGCAGGGCACCCCTTCAACGCCAGCCAGCAGCTCATCGGCGAGGGGCTGTGCAACCTCGCGGCCGGCGCCGTGGGTGGCTTCGCGTCGTCGGGCTCGTTCAGCCGCACGGCGGTCAACCACGAGGCCGGGGCCGTGACGCGCGTGTCCTGCATCCTCTCGGGCGCGCTGGTGCTGGTCATCGTGCTGGTGTTCGCGCCGCAGGCCAACGCCATCCCCATCGCCGCGCTGGCCGGGACGCTGGTGCACATCGGCATCAAGCTGGTGAATGTGGCGCGGCTGCGTGCGCTCTTCCGCACCACCTCGGGCGACCGCCTGGTGCTGGTCGTCACGTTCATCGCGGTGGTGTTCGCCGAGCACCTCGAGAAGGCGCTCTTCGTCGGCATCGCCACCTCCATGTACTCGGCGCTGCGGCGGGCGGAGGGCTTCAAGCTGCGGGCCCTGAGCGAGACCCCGGAGGGCGGCCTGCGGGAGGACGCGGACCTGCCCGAGGATCCGGACGCGAAGGTGGTGGTGCTCAACCTGCAGGGCGAGCTCTACTTCGCGGCCGCGGAGGAGCTGCAGGCCGAGCTGGGCCGCCGCGTCGCTCCTGGCCGCGTGTTGGTGGTCCGTGTGCAGGAGGCCTACAACATGGATGTCACCGTGGCGGAGGCGCTGGGGGACGTGGCCGCGAAGGCGCGCAACGTGGGTGGGCGCTTGGTGCTCTGCGGAGTGCGCGTCGGCATGTACCAGACCTTCGCGAACGCCGACCTGGTCGAAGCTTTCGGAGCCGACGCCTTGTTCAGGGAGCAGCCCGAGGTGCTGGCGTCGACCAAGGCCGCGGTGGCGTACGCGCATCGGCTGGTGGACCAGGCCGCGGACTCGGGGACGACACTGCTCTGAGCCAGTGCTGGGCGCGCGTGGCGCTTCTCAGCGATTTTCCTTGCATGCGTCGATGGTTCTATTCACGCTAGAACCATGCTCATACGAGTCGACCCGTGGTCCGACGTTCCGTTGTTCGAACAAATCGCCAGTGCCATCCGCGGATCCGTCGCCAGCGGCGAGCTGACGGTGGGCGAGCGCCTGCCTCCTGTGCGGGAGCTGGGGGAGTCCCTGGGCGTCAACATGCACACCGTACGCGCCGCCTACGCCGTGCTGCGCGACGAGGGATTGATCGAGATGCGCCGCGGACGCAGCGTCACCGTGCTGGCCGGAGCCGAGGAGCAGGCGTCGGTCGTGCAGCTGGCCGCAGCGCTGGTGCGCGGTGCGCGAAGGCTGGGCTTCGCGGACAAGGCCATCCTCGAGCTGGTGAGGACGCAGCTGTGAGTGTCACGGCGCGACGCATCGTGCTTGTGGTGTCGGCCCTGATCCTCGGCGCGCTTCCGCTTGGGCTCGCGGTCTACTGGGCCGACGAGCTGCCACGTCCGATGGCCAGCCACTGGGGCATGACGGGCCGTGCCGATGGCTCCATGGGCGTGGGCGGGTTCATGGCGCTCTTCGGCCTCCACCTCGTCGTTGCGACCGCGCTGATCGCCAGCGCAGGGATGGTCCGACGAATGAAGCACGACACACGCAGGAACCTGGCAGTCTTTGGGGGCTTCCTGGCAAGTGTCCTCGGTGGCCTCCTGCTGTGGACGACCTGGGTTCAACGTGGGCTCCCGACCTGGCGCCACGCCCCGGACATGACACTGAGCGCCTTGCTGGTGGGTGCGGCAGTCAGCGCCTTGATGGGCCAGCTCCTAGGCCATCTGACCGTGGGGTGGCCAGGGGATTTCTCCGACCCCTACGTCGGAGGAGCCCGCCCGACCGTGGGTCTCAGTCCCGACGAACGGGCGGTGTGGTCGCGCCGAATCTCCGCGCCGTGGGTCTACCTCCTGGTCGTGCCTGAGCTTGGAATGGTGGCGTATGGCCTATGGGGGGACGTCCCCGCGCTCGCCCTTGGGGGCGTCGTCGTCTGCATGATCCTGGTCGAGATGACCACCTGCCGCGTCACCGTCGACGAGGGCGGCCTGACCATGCGTTGGGGCTCGTTCGGACTGTGGCGGCACAGCATCCCGCTAGCCGAGATCACGCGCGCCGAAGCCATCGACGTCGAGCCGATGGCTTGGGGGGGATGGGGCTATCGGGGCAGCATGTTCCTCATGGGCAAGGCCGCGGTCGTCCTGCGAAAGGGCCCGGGGATCCGCCTCGAGCTAAAGGGCAGTCGCGTGTTCGCCGTCACCGTGGACGACGCCGAGACAGCGGCGGGGCTCCTCAACGACCTCGTCGCGCGTCAGTCCTGACGAGGGCGCCGTTCGCCGCCAGGTCGTGGGACGCTCGGCGAAGGGGCCGACGCCACGACGTAGCCGCTGATGAGCGCGCCGCTGATGAGCAACAGGAGGAACGAGAGGCCGAGCATCGTGTCGCCCGACATCCGACTCGCGAACGGCAAGACCCAACAGTTCGTGATGCTGAACATCAGCCACAGGCTGACGAAGCCAAGGTTGGGACCGAACGCGCTCGCGACGTTCGTATGGCGCGTCCGCGACGCGACGACCACACCCAGCAGCGGCAGCCAGCAAACCACGAAGACAAGACCCATCGCGAGGAGCCCATGCACGAGCCGACTGTAGCGAACTCGACATGATCGAGTCGACGCATGGGTGGGCCCGCTGCATTAAGTTTACATAATATGTATTCTGCGAAATACGAATGTAGGAGAAATATAGAAATGTCCGGTTTCCGAAACTTAAAAATGTCCGGTTCGCCCTGTTGCGATCCGGCGCATGGCCAAGGTCATCCGGATGAGCACGAAGGAATTGGACCGCACCCAGGTGGTGGTGCGGGTATTGGAGCGTCGCCTCTCACAGCGTGACGCCGCCCGCCAGCTGGGCGTCAGCCCGCGGACGGTCAGGCGCCTGTGCCGGGCCTACGAGGAGCATGGCCCCGCAGGCCTCATCTCCCGGCACCGCGGTCGCCGCAGCAACCGCAGAACCCCCGAGGAGCTCCGCCGCGCTGCCGCAACGCTGCTCACGGCCCACTACGCCGACTTCGGGCCAACGCTCGCCACCGAGAAGCTGACCGAGCTCCACGGCTTCGACGTTTCCGTACCCACCGTCCGCAAGTGGATGATCGAGCTCGGGCTCTGGACACCGCGTCGAAAGCGCCGAGCCATCCACCAACCGCGCCGGCGGCGACCCTGCCGCGGCGAGCTGGTCCAGATCGACGGCTCCGACCACGAATGGTTCGAGGACCGCGCGCCACGGGCCGTCCTGCTGGTCTTCGTGGACGACGCGACCGGCGAGCTCATGGAGCTCCGCTTCGTCGAAGGCGAGACGACGTTCGGCTACTTCGAGTGCGTCCAGCGCTACCTGAAACGCCACGGGCGCCCTGTCGCGTTCTACAGCGACAAGGCGAGCATCTTTCGCGTCAACCGCAACGACCACGGCGGCTCAGGCCTCACGCAGTTCGGGCGCGCGATGGACGACCTCAACATCGACGTATTCTGCGCGAATACCGCCCCCGCCAAGGGGCGCGTCGAGCGAGCGAACCGGACGCTCCAGGACCGCCTCGTAAAGGAGCTCCGGCTCCAAGGAATCAGCGACATGGTGACGGCGAACGAGTTCCTCGACGCGCAGTTCCGAGAGGACTTCAACGCGCGCTTCGCACGGGTCCCAGAGAGCGACCACGACGCGCATCGCCCTCTCCTACTGTCCGCCCCGATCGAGGACATCTTCAAGCTCCAGGCGCGCCGGAAGGTCACGAAGCGGCTCACGATCAACTACCAGCGGACGCTCTACGTGCTCGAGAAGTCCGACGCGGCGCGGGCCGTCATGGGCAAGGAGGTGCTGGTCTACGAGGATGCCGACGGGGCCGTGAGCATTCGGACCGAGTCTGGGTTCGAGCTCGACGCGCGGGCCTTTGATCGGGTGCCGCGGGCGCGGATTCAGCCTGGCACTGTGGTGGAGGACAAGCTGCTCGGGCGCGTGCTGGAGTACGCGCGGGCACAGCAGCAGGACGCGGAGGCGGAGCGCGAACAGCTTTCGCGGACGAAGCGCGAGCGGCGCTTGGCGGCGAGCCGTATCGCGGCCTCTGAGACCAAGTAGCGCCGGGGAGTGCTACCGATGAAGTCGGTCCGGGGACACTTGATGATGGACGCTGACTCCCTTGGCGCCAAAGGAACGTCTTACCGATGCCTCGGTCGGCCTGGTTCCGCTCGTGGAGGCGCCCTCACGTTTTCAGCTTTCGGCGGCTTGTCGAGCGACCCCAATGGCGCGCCGCCCGCTCCCCGCGCCGGTCCTTGGCGCGCAGGGGCTCGCCAACGATCCGCCGATGTCGGGCATCTCGGCACACGTCTCGGGCGCGAGCAACTCAGTCATGACCGCGCCGCCTTACGCGTCGCTCAGACCGTGGTCGGCTGAGCCTGGGAGGCGTCCTTGGCGGGCGCGGCACCGAGATGCAGCGAGCTCCCGGCGAAGCCG
This window harbors:
- a CDS encoding SulP family inorganic anion transporter; translated protein: MNLSVLPPPLNPKPPLLKAGEPRWFRAFPFMRTLREYQRGNLRPDFVAGLTTALFTIPQGMAYALIAGFPPAAGLATAVAASIIGAAFGSSEFLINGPTNAIVVMIAGNAALFAAQGNAIEAIVLLTLMIGLMQVGAGLLRLGSLTRFVSEPVLTGFTAGAGLYIIINQLGSFFGVDRTAIAPDLWGWVPPRCAAFDLMRFLRSLHGVNWVSAAVAGATLFIVRALQHFEPRIGRRLPGPFVAVVSVTVAVWALGLSDPGAAHRVRVIADIEPLSRYLPGPRWPTFRTISWRELLGPAFAIGMMGAVEAIAIGKALATRAGHPFNASQQLIGEGLCNLAAGAVGGFASSGSFSRTAVNHEAGAVTRVSCILSGALVLVIVLVFAPQANAIPIAALAGTLVHIGIKLVNVARLRALFRTTSGDRLVLVVTFIAVVFAEHLEKALFVGIATSMYSALRRAEGFKLRALSETPEGGLREDADLPEDPDAKVVVLNLQGELYFAAAEELQAELGRRVAPGRVLVVRVQEAYNMDVTVAEALGDVAAKARNVGGRLVLCGVRVGMYQTFANADLVEAFGADALFREQPEVLASTKAAVAYAHRLVDQAADSGTTLL
- a CDS encoding GntR family transcriptional regulator — translated: MLIRVDPWSDVPLFEQIASAIRGSVASGELTVGERLPPVRELGESLGVNMHTVRAAYAVLRDEGLIEMRRGRSVTVLAGAEEQASVVQLAAALVRGARRLGFADKAILELVRTQL
- a CDS encoding ISNCY family transposase is translated as MSTKELDRTQVVVRVLERRLSQRDAARQLGVSPRTVRRLCRAYEEHGPAGLISRHRGRRSNRRTPEELRRAAATLLTAHYADFGPTLATEKLTELHGFDVSVPTVRKWMIELGLWTPRRKRRAIHQPRRRRPCRGELVQIDGSDHEWFEDRAPRAVLLVFVDDATGELMELRFVEGETTFGYFECVQRYLKRHGRPVAFYSDKASIFRVNRNDHGGSGLTQFGRAMDDLNIDVFCANTAPAKGRVERANRTLQDRLVKELRLQGISDMVTANEFLDAQFREDFNARFARVPESDHDAHRPLLLSAPIEDIFKLQARRKVTKRLTINYQRTLYVLEKSDAARAVMGKEVLVYEDADGAVSIRTESGFELDARAFDRVPRARIQPGTVVEDKLLGRVLEYARAQQQDAEAEREQLSRTKRERRLAASRIAASETK